TTATCGATGTAAACTAATTTTACACTAAcatttaatagaaattaaacctttttatcttaaaaaaaaaagaaattaaacctTCCTTTATATCGTATTTTgtctatttgaaaaaaattaaaatattctgATTCATCATAGTAAATTAATCTTGCAGTTTCACCTGATAATCAATTTTTATCGATAATTTGAGATAagtcaatttcaattttaaacacagttctATAAAGTAAAACAATTTCAACCGCTGATCAGAAATCATAGAGATCCGTGATAGCACCCTATGGAAAATCCACTTTCCCACGATTTTCAGATCTCAACCATCAATCAACTTTAATCCAAATACAttatttctcaaatttttttttcaactcgAGAGAATCCTTTCTCGGAGCATTATTTGAAAACGGTGTTGTTATGAAACTgaaccaattttcaaatttctttcGCAAAAACTGAAATCTCTGACGAAATCAAATTTAGTAGCTTCACGCCATTTTCCCTTTTCCTCATATCTTTCTTACCACACTTTCACCAACCCAAAGGTACCTCTTTTTCTTGCTTAATTTCCAATTTTCGCAACTCTCTTGCCATGCATATTAAATTCATATTGTCTGATAGAAAAGAGTATTGGAATATACAATTGAATTATTTATGGGGTGTTTCTTTAGGAACGAGTAGAAGGTGTTTGTAAAATTAACTGAACCAAATTATGGAAAAATCATGTCTTTGCATGACAAAGATACCATTGCTAATGAAAACTGCCTCTAGTTATAAACTGCAATTGCAATATTGGGATTGGTGCGTGTATATAAATGATGGGTGGCCCGATAGAGGAACCCTGATAGTAGGTAGCCGAACGAATCTTGAATCAAACTCTATACAGTGATAATACCGTCTTAGAATTTTGGGTGGACCTAACTCAATCCTACGAAACAGGCCTGTAAGATGGGATTGTCTCTATTTATAAACACATGTTTAGGACATCTCATATCCAATGTGAGACTGTTAACATATTAAATTATCTTCATTGTCTAATTTTCTTGCTAAATATTCTGTGGCTGAGTTGAGAAAACTTGGTagagaaaatatttattaatagcTTGTAGTGTTTCTAGATGAAGTGTGTTGGTTTCTTAGCTCCTATGTAGAATAACTATTTTGTATCTTAATATGCTTTGTTTGCGAACTTATTGTTTAAGTCAGTCATTGTGCAATTGTCTTGTTTCAAGTCTTATTATTGGTTGAAGATAACTAAAGTATGAATTTGGGACCAATAGTTATTTTAAagaaggaaaatgctaaacagagCCGCCGGGGAactagttaagcatattaaTAAGGAAACTTCTTGGAATCTGTGCATTCAATGCCTTAAAATTGTAGAAAGTTATCTTCCTAACATTAATTTTCTCgctaatttccttttttggtatgtttaataagtgcccgggggcactgtttagcatgacccttttaaAGAATTATAGTGTGTCAAAGTTTAACAAAAGGGTGAGAGATTCAAGCATAGTTATTTATTCAAACCACACATGATTGAATCAGGAAAATTGTTAGCCCGATGAGACTTTAAATTGATATCTTTTTAATAAGATTGCGGATTTATCTTTTTGTGGTTGTCAACATGTCTGCACCATTTAAGACTGTCTTACCAGATTgacatttattttgaaaataagcAGACTAAGTTGGAAATGCTTTTTAGGTTCAGGCAACCTTCGTTTCCGGCTATCAACACAGGagtctcttttttctttatgcCCTTCCTGCAGTCAGTCAAGAAAATAAGTAGGATAGATGGAATCCACAAGCTCCAAAGTCAATGTTCCAAATTCTAGACAATCCTCAAAGCGGCTTCTGTTTGACCGACGCTATGGATGGGtgtaatctctctctctctctctctctctctctcatagcTATTAACCTTGTTTCcactatattttataaatagtaTTGTGATACACTATTGCTTACCTATTGCCTGACAGAATTGATGAATGGAAACAACCAGCGGAGGAAGCACTTGAGGGTGGCCGAGGAATGTAagatgtttttcttttcttgttaatATTTGTATCTGGTTCCCGAGTTAAACATGTAATGtaaattcaaaacaaattacCACATTGTTTAAGGTTGGACTGCTTCTCAAAgaaattatacaaaaaaaagaattatacttCTCTTTCTTTGGCATTTATTCAGCATAAGCTAAAGCCGCTATCTAACAAAAACTCTGTTGTACTTGCTAATTATTCTTCTCTTTATCCTTTCAAAAGGTTTTGCATACTCCCACTTGCCAAAAATTTGGTGCAGATGGCCTCACAATCGGTATGAtaacaatttatatttgttaGAAGTATTACTTTGATTTTCGCTTAGGGGTTACTCTCATGTATTACTctttttccataatttttttgtagCAATCAATTTATTGCATAGTGTTCTTGGCTGGCTCATTTTCATGTGTCATTTCACTAGTTAATATGCCAAAAGTCTCATTTCACTAGCAATTTCTCTTTAAATTAGTTCTAGATATATTTTTCAGCTATCTCACGTGTTACAATAAAAATCTACCTTTTGAGGTCCAATATTTCTCCAACTTAAAAGGAAAATGGTCACTTACTTTTCTGTAGCTTATGAATTATGGTGATTACTTAAATAGGTTCTGGAAATACAAAGGAAAAATCTTCATGTAGCTGTTTGGTGTTGTATTAGTGTATGGTCAGATTAAATGCTAGAGAGATATGTAAAATCCAATTTTGTTCCTAGTGTTGATGACTTATGAGCTAGGATCACAGAGGTATATCAGTAATAACTAAATTGATAAATTGCCTGTTgcatcattaattttttaaaaattattttactctcttttttgtatttattgtgTACAGTTGGTGAAATTACTCTACCCTGACTAATTGTACATGTTAGAATATGAGAATGCTGCTTCAATCAACTAATTATTATATGAATGACTGGtattttaccctttttttgCAGATCAATCTTGGAGTTTCCTCAGCCATAAAAGCTGCTGAAAACCCACAGATGTTTTCCTTGCAGATGCTGCAGAGTGCTCTAGATGATGGTGTTCGCAAGTGTAAAGGTTTCATCCTCAACAAAACTAGACTGCCACATGGTTCCAACAGTTCTTCCCACTTCAATACAGAAAGCAACCAATGATGAAAGGCACAGAATTTGCTTCTAGTCAATAGTTTGTGTTTTACTAGTGCAACTATGGTTAAATGCTTTAAATTATGATAGTACTTTTGTCATGCGTTTGggaaacaacttaattaagtacTTTAATAATGTGGTTAAATTGTTTTGATATAAAGTTTGAAATGTATACATAGGCTATGTTAGAACGTTTACTGAAATAAGCCTAAAATAGTTTATGGATATGGATATGTTATAAGTTACTCCTTCGGTTttaaatataaggaaaaaacaaCTTTTGCTTAAGTTTCATAAggaaaataagttgttttttgtttaaaatttgaaaCCAGAGAGTATTTCTTTAAGCTCTTCCACTCACTAAGATGTGCTTATTTATACAAACACAGATAAGTTGAACAGTAGTCAAACTCAAACACATTCTTAGTGTAGAATAGATGATTCAGGAGAAAAGTGTTATGATCGATGCATAAAATGTCATGAAAGCCTCATGTTGTCCAATGAAAAGTCAGCTTCCGAGTTTATGCCCCATGCTTTCATCACTTGACGAGTTTTCCACCCCCACAAATTAGATTGTGTTGCAATCCCTTGGTGCTATAATACAAGTAAACGAAAACCTACACGACGATGGACATGGAAATCGCAAAGGTGGTATGAGTTTCCCACCACCACCGAAGCTGCCTGACTATATAACCCTTATGGTGCTAACCACGTGTCGTTTTCATTTCTAGCATAGTCAGAGTCAACAAGAGCCAACACTGCGGTGGCTGCGTTGATCCCTAACACTGAATCACATGACCTAGACCCATTCAAATCACCAAGTGGATTCTCAGTTCTTGCCCACCACTTGTTTGTTAAAATACCCCAGGAAGTCATGCCCACATTCTATGCGAACACCATTCTCTTCCAAGAACTAGAAACAACTTTGTTTCACCATGAGTGGTATTTCATCTGATTGTGGCACTCTTGACATCTTGCATTGCGGAATCATTGAACTACGATTTGCTTGGATTCTCTTGCTTGGAGATTATACACATGGTGTCTTAGTTAAAGATGCTTTGTTCTAGGACCATGAGTTTTCCACTCATGCTGTCACCACCAATAAGAATTTCAAATATCTGAAGGACTGCTACAACATTGAGGACAAGGTTGGTCTTCATGTAGTATATAGTTATATCAGTCATGTTGTTTGGTTTAATGTTTGTTAGCATGCACGTTTCATAATGAGGGAACTATAGATGACAACAACgttgttgaagttgaaatgATAGAAAAGATTAGGCACAAGATTTTGGGTTCCAAACTTGGTTTTATTGCTGCATTGCACCAGATTGCGAAATGGCTCCAGGGTGCGTTAAGGCATACATGGACTGCAATTAAGCTTACACAGGCTCAAATACAATATGTCTCTTCTTTGGATAGTCTTGGTGGCATGTTCTGTGTTATTGACATGAATTACATATGAGTTATGACAAGGTGTGTGATGTGTTGAATGATTTTGGGACCTTGTTGTTACTAGTTTGGCCATAGTACTTAAACAAAGGGGAATTGCAACAAATTTTCCCTACAATTCTTAGAGTGGTTTATATTTGTGCCAATTATCATGATTGTATCAATGTTCTGAGCAACCATTATTTCTTCAGCAACATCTCATTTCAACAGGTTTTGTGAGAATTGGAAACAAGCAACACTTATTCAACTTTCCTAAAAGCTAACTTATTAAACTTAGCTAAATTAACATTTCTATTTATAACAAAGACTGATAAGTCTTGGTAAATATACCAACAAATTCCTCCCCTTAAACTTAAAAGCTCATGAGTATACAGTTTAATTTTCAAGTGGTTGTACTCGCAGTAGTCTCCTAAATTTTACAAACTGATCCAATTTTAATAGCTTTGTCATAATATTTGTGTTGGAAACGATATAATTTAAAACGCCTAATACAAGGCCAGCGgataattattttaagattGTACTTTTCCTACactataataattaataacaataataatttcttataaaaatgaatgagagtttaaatattattattacgaTATCACCAATACAAATGATGGCTAAACTCTCATAAAAAATAGTAGAGAGACTATAATTCAAGGAGAGTTTTTCTCCTTTACTTTCcgtatatttttttagaaaaactcgtatgaatgatattttacgcatgcgttcaataatatatcaacatATCATatatggtatttaaaaacacatgatgtgtcacattcattaaatgatgtggcaacacattattggatgtatgtgtaaaaaatctttataCTGACAGTGCACCGCAATTAAACTCTTTCATAATTACATGGCCGTCAATAAATCCTATCACAATTAGagatactaatattttttttaaacttgcggggtcccatttaaagccagaattTTTTTGCTATGTATAGACTTAACCCACCGAAATTGACACCAGCTGGAATCGAACCTAAGACCTTGAGAGGAACATACTCCAAGGACTCAAGCCAAcgccactagaccaaccccaagtggtgTTGTTAAGTTAGATATCATGACTCggattcaaattcaaaaaagTTCACCGTTGTGTGTgagattttttttggtttatgatGGAGCTGGGGATAGAACTCAAGATCTCTAACATACTATTAAAACCTTTCACCACTAAaactcaccactagaccaaactcaGTGGCTTTATTTGTcgtttctaaaaataaataaaaaacccaAAAATGTTGATGTTGGgctattatgaaaaaaaaattgatattggGCTTACACGAAATTACAAAGAGCCCAATAAGTATATAACATGTTCATTTCATTGATTCTCTTCTCTTGTTTCTGATAAAACCCtaattatctatctatctatctccGGAGAAGAAATCAAGCCGCCGCCGCGAAAATGGTGTCCGGATCGGGAGTGTGCGCAAAGAGAGTGGTGGTGGACGCTCGTCACCACATGCTCGGTCGTCTTGCCTCGATTGTAGCAAAGGAGCTTCTGAATGGTCAAAAGGTTGTTCTTGTTAGATGTGAAGAAATTGCAGTCTCCGGTGGACTCGTTAGACAGAAGATGAAGTATATGCGTTTCCGTCGTAAGCGTATGAACACTCAACCTTCTCATGGTCCTATTCATTTCCGTGCTCCTTCCAAGATCTTTTGGCGCACTGTTCGTGGGTTAGTTACTTAATTACTCTGTTTTTCTATTGATCTTGTTTAATTCAATATGAACTGTGAAATTTGTTATTAATTAGTgttgttaattgttattattgtaaaaaaaaatcacatttttcctTGATCTTATGATTTTTTTACATGTGTTGGATATGTTtgatattgatttaatttagaCTGTGTAGTTTTGTAGTTTATATCTCTGTTTAATTGATAGAAATTATGACATTGGCATTAAGTATATGATTGGTTCCACTTTTGCAGCTAGAAGTGTATAGTTAATTATGCATCTGGAATTGATTCTAACTTGAAGCTAGAGTAGATTTCATTTTTGGTCTAGAATTTAGAGCTtttgattctagaattgatttgtAGACAACATGTTTTAAGCATTAATCTCTTTACTTTCAACTCACTTTTTGCCAGAATCCATTTTGTACAATCAATTCTTTCAAAATCAATGTTTGCTACCACAGTTCCAAATATACATGTGTTATTTTTTGTGGTTTTTGAGAAGTGTAATTTGACTATATAGAATGAATTGTTTTAGAGTTGAATGTCATTGTTTCTTTGTTATTAAAAAGTGTTGTTGTTGAGTGTGTAATGTTTTGGAGGTTTTTGAGAAGTATTTTGTGTTTATGGTAGAATGATTCCACACAAGACAAAGCGTGGAGAAGCTGCACTTGCCAGATTGAAGGTTTACGAGGGAATTCCTCCTCCATATGATAAGATCAAGAGGATGGTTGTTCCTGATGCTCTTAAGTAAGATTCATTTTATCATTTGATTTACGgttgttgatttttgttattgttgaattgaaatgtttttatattgaatttgaatACTGATTTTCATGagtgaatgaatgaaattaGGGTGTTGAGGCTTCAAAAGGGACACAAATACTGCTTGCTTGGTCAATTGTCATCAGAGGTTGGATGGAACTACTATGACACCATCAAGGAGCTGGAGAAGAAGAGGAAGGAACGTGCACATTTGGCTTATGAGAAGAAGAAGCTGCTCAATAAGTTGAGGGCTAAAGCCGAGAAGAATGTAGACGAGAGGCTTGCTCCACAACTCGAAATCCTTGCTCCCGTTAAATACTAAGTCGTTGTCACcagtttaaattttgattttgtagTGTATCAAATTGAACTCCATTTCAGTTTTGGTTGTTATTCTATGTTTATCGGAGCTTAGAAATGACAAATCTTGGACGatgttattttcttattataatttttgtcaTTCCACCTACTTTCTAAAACTGTTCCCCTTTGGTGTAACATCAAATATTGTTGGTGTGTGGTAAGAACATATACTATGAAtctgtgttttatttatttgattgatGCTTCCATTAGGTGACTGAATGTCTTGCATTTGAGATGGATACTTTATCGTTGTTCTCGATTAAAGTTCAGTATCTCGGCTTGGGGATGTGACACAATCAAATTCTTGGTTAAGTTATTGTCTTCTGACCTCACCCATATTTTAAGTGCTACTGATTTTTAACTCCATGAAGttcaaccaattgagctactgATGTAAATGTAAAATGCTGTGTCCAGttataaatttagaaaattagCTGCgaaagttttttcttttaaaacaagCAAAGATTGATCATAACTTGATTAAACCTTTAAGTGCATTGATTTTATGAAACTGAGACCATATGGTATTTTACTGGGTGAAGAACCTTCCAATAAAGTCGACACGTTCAGCAGGCTATGGAGGGGTTATTCGAAATAGCGATGACAATTTTCTGGCGGCTTTTGCAGCTAATATCGGTTGTTCAGTTATGCACGATGAGTTATGGTGTATTATGAATGGCTTGAATCTTGCTTCTTGCAGAGGGGACGAGTTGATTAGGGTGGAGTCTGATTCGACGGTGGCTTTAAAGCTTGTCAAAGAAGGTTGTAATAAGGAGCATCCTGCCTATCAGCTTGTCCAAGCCATCCATTGTATTGTTGCAACTAGACGTGTTTTATGGAATCATTGTTTTCGTGAGGCAAATCAAGTAGCCGATGCTCTAGCTAAGCATAGTTTAGATATCAATGTTGATTGTAAGTTTTTAATTCTGTTCCAGATTTCCTAATCTTGCCTTTTAAGGCAGATTTAGCTTGTACTGTTTTCCCTAGGGGATTTTAATCTAATCTTGGGAGCTTTTGCTCCctgtttcataaaaaaaaaacaaaaaagcatTATACAGGAAATAGTGAAGACAATATAGATCATATTATAAgtattgttttaaataaaactaacataaaaaatagaatgtcaTTCTATGAATTTTCATAAAGAGGTTTAAATAAGTTACAATGAATAAAAAACTCTACATCAATTTAAACAATGCTACatttttgttgttggttttgGCCCCAGACCTTTAATCATGTTGAAAGAGACAATAATCATCTCATCCAAAAGATGTTTAAGATCAATATATAAAAATCATTGTATtcaatcacaattttttcaGATTACTTACAATTTTTCTGGATTGTTTTTATGTCAATACTCCTACTACAAGAATGTGAACGatgttaataaaatttaatttcaaattctAACACTATATACAGATTTGGAGTTTTTCTTATGAACTTGTATATCAAAATTTTGGAGATTTCAGGGAGCTTTTTCCGTCTTGATTGTTGTGGTGCGTGATGATGCTCGTGTAGTTGTTTGTTCATGACCAAGAGGTTTCTAAGTAGATTGTTCACCAAGCTATTGCCACTCTGAATGCCGTGGTACCTGATGATGCTGGAAAAGATGTGGTTAACATGTCTCTGTCATGTAACTTATGTTACTTGAAGTTGTTTCTGAAGAGATTGCTGAGCATATGTTATTGCTCCTTTGACTGATGTGGCACCTGATTGGAGCAACaaagattatttttattttttttacctatTACATACAACTCAAattcctcaccactagaccaaacatagTAACTTAGCTACAGAGATTTCTTAGGAGCATACAAGAGATTTCTTAGGAGCATACAAGTGTTGTGAGATATGAAGTTACACTGATTTGTATTGCAATCTTTgttttgtctaatttttcacaACCTATACATTTATCTATAATATGTTATGTTTGCaggtttgaaattttttaccGAATGTATATTTGCATAGGGAGGATTTTATGGATATTTTTGctgatgaaaaatttaaataattaatatatcaattttttaattataaacaaaaatatttttttcaacaaatatgTGAACTTTAATACTTAGTAATgtttataattcaaataaatatggaataaaagaatacaagatatatatttattaatgatgCTTAAAATAACTGCAAGTCGGTAGGAATCCCTATTACTACTCCATCTGTTtccaaatgataaaaaaatggtTTTCGGTTATACCATCACAAATAATCTTACCTTACTATATAACTATCATACACCAGAGACAACAATTTTTACGATGACGAATATTTTCTAACGGGACTAATTTCACACTACACACAATATCATCCtatgataaaaaatatcacGGCAACACCGTGACCCGTGCATACGTATGACTATTATGCCAGTTTTGCTAATTGAAAGGGGCATCATGCTCACACTTGCCCCACTATCACacaaattattttcatcttcCCAACATTAAGGCATGCTCTCTACAATTTATTTGTAACTTGTACTTTTAATTCGGTGATGTTATTGTTGTTCTACTacaatttatttgtatttttgtattttttttctcgcCATTTGTATATGTTACACTTATGGTTGagtattataatatatttgctgattaaaaaaaaaataggcaagcTCTCCGGTCTCCACTACCATAACTTGAGCCTTAGACTTCAGGGTAACTTAATATGAATCGAtttcactctttttttcttctttcaaattctCTTGATTCAtttctaataaataaataaaaaataaaacaagtgaAATCTTTggggactaaaatgaaaattttgaaaaactatagggaccaaaaacatatttaaccatttCTTAAATTATCATTTGCCTATAGTTGAATATTAATAGCTAAGATAGATAATACTATAAGAAGTAAGCAACAAGTCAGGGAGAACCAGCAAAGATAAGGATCTATTTCTTAACtgctttttaatttaaaataaaatcatgtaACTAAAAATTTATCTAAAAGTATGGGATAAATTAAGATCTAGTGCACACAAATATCGCAACAAAATTTTATAGTCTTATAAATAGATCAATATAAGGCCACATAAATCACAAATTCTCTTTCTAAATTATCTTGTTTACCAAGCCTAAGCTCTTTGCAAAAGTAGAAGCTCTTCTTGAAAAGTTATTCTTTTTCGTTAAATAATTAGCTTGGCTATGAAGGAATGATCTCATAGCCCATAGGGGTTTGGATAGTAACAACCTACATAATCCAATATTATTCATAATTAGCTTGGCAATGATGATGGATATATAGTTCCAAATACATATGTTTATATGTAGAGTCTTGAATCTTGATGATGATGTTTGGAATGGAGAAATTCATAACATTTATTGTTTGTTCTTTTATCATTTCGcatatttttattgttgtttttcaataaaaaaatatgccaAATGATAAAAGATTAAACAAcatgttaattttgtttgtatCTCTCTCTACCTCCACTTGTGACTTAAAGGTTAAAAAGATAAGAGGTAAATagaacttttaatatttttcaaagtGATTTCATTTGTTGTATTAGATTTAGGTGATGTCATTTGTTTGTTGACgcatgttttaatttttagcttattatgattatgataatCCAATGtaaagaaaatcaattttgtacatttaatttgtttaattttgtaaattattataactttttacTAAAATATAGAATATACTTTATATGTTATAGGCCACATTAATCTTGATCTCTGGAATTAATATTCTTCCTCCCGAGGCTCCTAGGGCCGGTGTGTGGCGTGTGAAGGTATGATTGAGTCGTCGATTCATCTATTTTTGAATTCTAATAATGCTTTCTTGGTGTGGATCGAAATCTTTAGAAGTTTAGAGGCATTGGAGTTGAGAACAGAGCCGGTCCCAAGATTTTGTAgaagacaaataaaatttaggTTGTCATGTGTTTATTTTGGTTGTATATATAAAGtgatttttcttccaaaaaaaatgtcattttgtAGGGGATTTCGGCTTTCCAATTTTAgggatttgttttgttttttagagCAATCTTTGTATTAAATTaatgttttgacttttgagagCAATGTTTTTGCTTTGTTGTAGACTACACATCTTTTGGTCAAAAAAGATCAGCTTCACTACGAGGAAGACTTTTTATCAAATCCTTTTCTTCCATGAAGGATACTGCAGACAAGATTTGAATCGAATTTGGGAgatgttggatatgccttgaaatcttagttacaagaagtcagaaaaatctttgttgaatcttttgcatctttgatgttttggaGATTTCTTAGGAGCATACAAGTGTTGTGAGATATGAAGTTACACTGATTTGTATTGCAATCTTTgttttgtctaatttttcacaACCTATACATTTATCTATAATATGTTATGTTTGCaggtttgaaattttttaccGAATGTATATTTGCATAGGGAGGATTTTATGGATATTTTTGctgatgaaaaatttaaataattaatatatcaattttttaattataaacaaaaatatttttttcaacaaatatgTGAACTTTAATACTTAGTAATgtttataattcaaataaatatggaataaaagaatacaagatatatatttattaatgatgCTTAAAATAACTGCAAGTCGGTAGGAATCCCTATTACTACTCCATCTGTTtccaaatgataaaaaaatggtTTTCGGTTATACCATCACAAATAATCTTACCTTACTATATAACTATCATACACCAGAGACAACAATTTTTACGATGACGAATATTTTCTAACGGGACTAATTTCACACTACACACAATATCATCCtatgataaaaaatatcacGGCAACACCGTGACCCGTGCATACGTATGACTATTATGCCAGTTTTGCTAATTGAAAGGGGCATCATGCTCACACTTGCCCCACTATCACacaaattattttcatcttcCCAACATTAAGGCATGCTCTCTACAATTTATTTGTAACTTGTACTTTTAATTCG
This genomic interval from Trifolium pratense cultivar HEN17-A07 linkage group LG6, ARS_RC_1.1, whole genome shotgun sequence contains the following:
- the LOC123888060 gene encoding uncharacterized protein LOC123888060, coding for MESTSSKVNVPNSRQSSKRLLFDRRYGWVIDEWKQPAEEALEGGRGMFCILPLAKNLVQMASQSINLGVSSAIKAAENPQMFSLQMLQSALDDGVRKCKGFILNKTRLPHGSNSSSHFNTESNQ
- the LOC123888061 gene encoding 60S ribosomal protein L13a-4-like, yielding MVSGSGVCAKRVVVDARHHMLGRLASIVAKELLNGQKVVLVRCEEIAVSGGLVRQKMKYMRFRRKRMNTQPSHGPIHFRAPSKIFWRTVRGMIPHKTKRGEAALARLKVYEGIPPPYDKIKRMVVPDALKVLRLQKGHKYCLLGQLSSEVGWNYYDTIKELEKKRKERAHLAYEKKKLLNKLRAKAEKNVDERLAPQLEILAPVKY